Proteins from one Psilocybe cubensis strain MGC-MH-2018 chromosome 11, whole genome shotgun sequence genomic window:
- a CDS encoding Chitinase 1, with translation MLLATEATQIMRRPDTYKDVPHRYSIETDPKTHVIHRRATGKVSMAYFTNWGIYGANFQPTDIVPGPLTHILYAFADVSPDTGTISLTDSYADEQKHFPTDSWNDTGNNLYGCLKQLYLLKLAQRNLKVLLSIGGWTYSQAGHFDFVTSASSRATFVASAVQLIEDYGFDGIDIDFEYPANTAQGQGLADLMTSLRTAFDNLAAQKGDQTTYLLTAAVAAGPANYAFLQVPQMNAALSFWNLMAYDYAGSWLTYSDNQANVYGGARTGFSTDAAVKFYFGAGASPNKFVLGMPLYGHAFENTAGLGQPYSGIGPGTIEAGIYSYSALPLAGAQVFENTTDISSYSYNSATQELVSYDTPNIVKLKVQYLESKGMAGSMFWELSTDKVGSQSLVGVSASGLGALDQTPNHINFPNSKWDNIRNNMGQGGSSTVTSTKPTSTAPVSTSTPSTTAKPTTSTKSTTAIPSSTASSGSLCAGVAAWVSNIAYTGGATVTYGGHLWSAQWWTQADTPGGAAGVWIDKGAC, from the exons ATGTTGCTTGCTACGGAGGCCACGCAGATAATGCGTCGGCCAGACACGTACAAGGATGTTCCACATAGATACTCCATCGAGACCGACCCAAAGACACACGTTATACATAGACGGGCAACTGGAAAAGTATCAATGGCTTATTTTACAAACTGGGGTATATATGGTGCCAACTTTC AACCGACAGACATAGTTCCTGGCCCTTTGACTC ATATTCTTTATGCATTTGCTGACGTGTCTCCTGACACGGGTACCATATCCCTCACCGACTCGTACGCTGACGAGCAG AAACACTTCCCCACCGACTCTTGGAATGATACAGGAAACAACCTGTATGGATGCCTGAAGCAACTTTATCTTCTCAAACTCGCACAAAGAAACTTAAAGGTTCTCTTGTCTATTGGAGGCTGGACGTATTCCCAAGCTG GACATTTCGATTTTGTCACGTCTGCTTCTTCTCGTGCCACGTTCGTTGCAAGCGCAGTGCAGCTCATCGAAGACTACGGATTTGATGGAAT TGACATCGACTTCGAATATCCAGCCAACACTGCCCAGGGACAAGGTCTGGCTGATTTGATGACATCCCTCCGTACCGCATTCGACAATCTTGCTGCACAAAAGGGTGACCAGACGACGTACCTCCTCACGGCTGCTGTGGCTGCTGGTCCTGCCAACTATGCCTTCCTTCAGGTTCCTCAGATGAACGCTGCTTTGAGTTTCTGGAATCTAATG GCGTACGATTACGCCGGATCCTGGTTGACTTATTCAGATAACCAGGCCAATGTCTACGGTGGTGCCAGAACAGGATTCAGCACTGATGCTGCTGTTAAATTTTACTTCGGCGCTGGCGCTTCGCCAAACAAGTTTGTTTTGG GTATGCCATTGTATGGCCACGCATTCGAGAACACTGCAGGCCTCGGACAGCCCTATAGCGGA ATTGGGCCTGGGACAATCGAAGCCGGAATATATTCTTACAGCGCTCTCCCAT TGGCCGGTGCTCAGGTCTTCGAGAACACAACTGATATCTCTAGCTATTCATACAATTCAGCCACCCAAGAGCTTGTTTCCTACGATACCCCAAATATCGTCAAGCTCAAAGTTCAATACCTCGAGAGCAAAGGAATGGCAGGTTCCATGTTTTGGGAG CTATCGACCGACAAAGTTGGCTCTCAATCACTAGTTGGAGTTTCTGCAAGTGGCTTAGGAGCACTCGATCAAACTCCAAACCACATCAA TTTCCCGAACAGCAAGTGGGATAACATCCGAAACAACATGGGCCAAGGAGGGTCTTCCACTGTCACTAGTACGAAACCGACCTCTACGGCTCCAGTATCAACTTCCACCCCGTCTACTACTGCGAAGCCCACGACATCAACCAAATCAACGACTGCAATCCCCAGTTCTACTGCAAGCTCGGGATCTTTGTGCGCAGGAGTAGCGGCATGGGTTTCAAAC atCGCATATACCGGTGGCGCTACTGTTACTTACGGAGGCCACCTCTGGTCGGCACAATGGTGGACTCAAGCAGATACTCCAGGAGGCGCCG CCGGTGTTTGGATTGACAAGGGTGCTTGCTGA
- a CDS encoding Peroxisomal catalase gives MSAVYTTSNGAAVNEPYAAQRAGINGPLLLQDFHHIDLLAHFDRERIPERVVHAKAAGAHGYFEVTHDLSDITSAPLLKSVGKKVRVTARFSTVGGESGSADTARDPRGFALKLRTDEGNWDWVFNNTPVFFIRDPAKFPHFIHTQKRHPQSHLKDADMFWDYLSQNPESIHQIMILFSDRGTPDGYHNMHGYSGHTFKWLKDDGTFVYTQVHVRADKGFKTLDDATATKLAGENPEYGIESLFNAIESGNYPSWTVYVQTMTVEQAEKFRYNILDLTKVWPHSEFPLRPFGKFVLNENPQNYFAEIEQAAFSPSHLIPYIEPSADPVLQSRLFSYPDTHRHRLGVNYQQLPVNAPVAPVNNFQRAGAMTFISQGSAPNYQSSIQPLLYKAPPAGIDYSARDVERLARHEAFIGGAWRDLSVITELDFEQPRALWTKVWGEKEKAAYVNNVVGHFKNVKNATVKARQLSVWAAVDQGLSDRIAAAIGHPSVPPLKVAPASAADQFRANLGFAFTFQSRI, from the exons atGTCCGCTGTATACACCACCTCCAACGGCGCTGCAGTCAACGAGCCCTATGCCGCCCAACGCGCTGGCATCAACgggcctcttcttctccaag ACTTCCACCACATCGATCTCCTTGCTCACTTCGATCGCGAGCGTATCCCTGAGCGTGTC GTCCATGCCAAAGCTGCTGGTGCTCACGGCTACTTCGAGGTCACTCACGATCTCAGTGACATAACTTCGGCCCCTCTCTTGAAGTCCGTCGGCAAGAAAGTTCGAGTTACTGCTCGCTTTTCTACCGTCGGAGGCGAGTCAGGATCTGCTGATACTGCTCGTGATCCTCGTGGATTCGCTCTCAAGTTAAGGACTGATGAGGGCAACTGGGACTGGGTTTTCAACAACACCCCAGTCTTCTTCATTCGTGACCCGGCCAAGTTCCCCCACTTCATCCACACCCAAAAGAGACACCCACAGTCCCACTTGAAAGATGCTGATATGTTCTGG GATTATCTCTCCCAAAACCCAGAATCCATCCATCAAATTATGATTCTCTTCTCTGACCGTGGAACTCCAGACGGTTACCACAACATGCACGGTTATTCCGGACACACGTTCAAGTGGCTCAAGGACGACGGAACCTTCGTGTATACTCAGGTTCATGTCCGGGCAGATAAGGGATTCAAG ACTCTCGACGATGCCACAGCCACTAAGCTTGCTGGTGAGAACCCGGAATACGGTATCGAGTCTCTTTTCAATGCTATTGAATCGGGCAATTACCCATCCTGGACCGTATACGTC caaaCCATGACTGTGGAACAAGCTGAGAAATTCCGCTACAACATTCTTGACCTTACGAAAGTTTGGCCACACTCGGAATTCCCATTACGTCCATTCGGAAAGTTCGTTCTCAACGAAAATCCTCAAAATTACTTCGCGGAAATTGAACAG GCTGCGTTCTCACCTTCTCACCTTATCCCATACATCGAGCCGTCGGCTGACCCTGTTCTTCAATCCCGCTTGTTCTCGTACCCTGATACCCACCGCCACCGTCTGGGAGTCAACTACCAGCAACTGCCGGTCAATGCCCCCGTTGCCCCCGTCAACAACTTCCAGCGCGCTGGTGCCATGACTTTCATTTCCCAAGGCAGCGCACCCAactaccaaagcagcatccAACCATTGCTGTACAAGGCGCCTCCAGCGGGTATCGACTACAGTGCTCGTGATGTTGAGCGCCTTGCGCGCCACGAAGCCTTCATTGGCGGCGCTTGGCGTGACCTGAGCGTCATTACCGAAC TCGATTTCGAGCAACCACGCGCTTTGTGGACCAAAGTCTGGGgtgagaaggagaaagcggCGTATGTCAACAATGTCGTTGGTCACTTTAAGAACGTCAAGAACGCGACCGTCAAGGCCAGGCAAC TGTCCGTATGGGCTGCCGTCGACCAAGGCCTCTCAGACCGCATCGCAGCTGCCATCGGCCACCCTAGCGTCCCGCCTCTCAAGGTCGCGCCGGCCAGCGCAGCTGACCAGTTCAGGGCCAACCTCGGGTTCGCATTTACTTTCCAATCAAGGATATAG
- a CDS encoding septum-promoting GTP-binding protein 1, translating into MFDLSRKSTLNSVKEWYRQARGFNKTAIPFLIGTKFDQFATFPRDEQEEITKQAKKFARAMHASLIFCSTSASINVQKIFKIVLAKAFDLKCVIPEIEGVGEPILIYVDV; encoded by the exons ATGTTCGACCTATCCCGGAAATCCACTCTTAATTCGGTGAAGGAATGGTATAGGCAAGCGCGCGGGTTTAACAAG ACCGCTATACCCTTCCTAATTGGCACCAAGTTTGATCAATTTGCTACATTTCCGCGGGACGAACAGGAAGAGATAACAAAACAG GCAAAGAAGTTTGCACGTGCCATGCATGCATCCTTGATTTTCTGTTCAACATCCGCTTCAATAAACGTGCAGAAGATCTTCAAGATTGTTCTCGCGAAAGCCTTTGACCTTAAATGCGTGATCCCCGAGATTGAAGGCGTAGGAGAACCAATTCTGATATACGTTGATGTATGA
- a CDS encoding substrate-specific activator of APC-dependent proteolysis, whose protein sequence is MFLRRALSVLPIVGSALAQAGGPYVDPDNGITFSGYTDPVHGVTYGFVFPSVASNSQEFIGEIVAPLANAWVGVSPGGAMLHNLLLVAWPNAGKIVRSARYTETYNLPTAMSGPILTDLPSSKVNSTHWKWVYRCQNCVTWQTQSGPQTLPTNDFGVPAWATSSVAVDDPSDPQSTFQEHTDFGFYGLDFSQAHVSDDQYAIWAAGGTGGGSSTTSVPTSTSTSTSASSTPTVSAIPYDYIVVGGGAGGLIAADRLSEAGKKVLLLERGGPSLGATGGTYQPTWLKGTNFTKFDVPGLFETMFSDGNPFWWCKDVNVFAGCLLGGGTAINGALYWFPTYMDFSSAAGWPASWNNHGPYTAKLKAKLPGSDHPSTDGKRYLEQTYNVAAQLLNSQGYTNITINDNPDFKDHAYGYSTFAFANGKRAGTITPYYTTAVARPNLTYKQYTMVLNVVRNGSQILGVKTNDTSLGPNGVIPLTSKGRVVLSAGSFGTPRILFRSGIGPSDMINLVKNDANAGPNLPPQSDWINLPVGYNVSDNPSINLVFTHPSVDAYENWAQVWTNPRPADAAQYIKDQSGVLAQASPRLNFWRAYSSPDQRTRYLQGTVRPGAASVTTVYPYNASQIMTITAYLSTGITSRGRIGIDAALTARPLVNPWFVDPVDKTVLIQGLNDIVAGVKNVPGLTMITPDNTTTITDYVNNYDPGSLNSNHWVGSCSIGIVVDENLLVKGTKNLHIIDASVIPSLPVGNPSGTIMSMAEQGVAKVLALAGGP, encoded by the exons ATGTTTTTACGACGCGCCTTGTCCGTTCTCCCCATTGTGGGCTCTG CCCTTGCGCAAGCTGGTGGCCCTTACGTCGACCCAGACAATGGCATCACCTTCTCTGGATACACAGATCCAGTACATGGCGTTACATACGGCTTCGTTTTTCCCTCCGTCGCGTCCAACTCCCAAGAATTTATTGGTGAAATCGTAGCGCCTCTCGCCAATGCATGGGTAGGAGTTTCTCCTGGAGGAGCGATGTTGCACAACCTATTATTGGTGGCCTGGCCAAACGCCGGAAAGATCGTCCGCTCAGCTCGCTACACaga GACTTACAACCTCCCTAC CGCTATGTCAGGGCCAATTCTCACGGATTTACCTTCTTCAAAAGTAAATTCCACTCACTGGAAGTGGGTTTACCGTTGCCAGAACTGCGTTA CCTGGCAAACCCAGAGTGGTCCTCAGACCCTCCCAACTAACGATTTCGGTGTCCCCGCATGGGCAACCTCAAGTGTTGCAGTCGACGACCCGTCTGACCCTCAGAGCACCTTCCAGGAACACACTGACT TTGGCTTCTATGGACTCGACTTCTCCCAGGCCCACGTTTCCGACGATCAATATGCTATTTGGGCGGCTGGAGGCACCGGAGGAGGTTCTTCGACTACTTCCGTACCCACGTCTActagcaccagcaccagtgCTTCTTCCACTCCCACCGTCTCT GCCATTCCTTACGATTACATCGTtgtaggaggaggagctggtGGTTTGATTGCTGCCGACCGTCTTTCGGAAGCCGGAAAGAAAGTCTTGTTGCTCGAGCGTGGAGGACCCAGTCTCGGTGCAACCGGCGGAACCTACCAGCCAACTTGGTTGAAGGGTACCAAC TTCACCAAGTTCGATGTTCCCGGACTCTTCG AAACCATGTTCTCCGATGGTAACCCATTCTGGTGGTGCAAGGATGTTAACGTTTTTGCTGGATGCCTTCTTGGTGGTGGAACTGCCATTAACGGAGC TCTTTACTGGTTCCCAACTTACATGGACTTCTCGTCTGCTGCTGGTTGGCCTGCGTCTTGGAACAACCACGGTCCATACACTGCCAAGCTCAAAGCGAAGCTTCCAGGATCCGACCACCCTTCGACCGATGGAAAGCGATACCTCGAACAGACATACAACGTTGCTGCTCAGCTTCTCAACTCTCAAGGATACACCAACATCACAATCAACGACAACCCCGACTTCAAGGACCATGCTTACGGCTACAGTACATTCGCG TTCGCCAATGGAAAGCGTGCAGGCACAATTACTCCTTACTACACCACCGCCGTCGCTCGCCCGAACCTGACCTACAAGCAGTACACCATGGTGCTCAACGTTGTTCGAAACGGTAGTCAGATTCTCGGTGTCAAGACGAACGACACCTCGCTCGGCCCCAACGGTGTTATCCCTCTGACGTCCAAAGGTCGCGTCGTCCTTTCGGCAGGCTCCTTCGGCACTCCCCGCATTCTGTTCCGCAGTGGTATCGGCCCTTCTGATATGATCAACCTGGTCAAGAACGACGCCAATGCTGGACCTAACCTGCCTCCTCAGTCCGACTGGATCAACCTCCCCGTTGGATACAATGTTTCCGATAACCCGTCAATCAAC CTTGTATTCACCCACCCGTCCGTCGATGCTTATGAGAACTGGGCACAAGTCTGGACCAACCCAAGGCCTGCTGACGCTGCTCAATACATCAAGGACCAATCCGGTGTTCTTGCTCAGGCATCTCCAAG ACTCAACTTCTGGAGAGCATACAGTAGCCCCGACCAGAGGACGCGTTAC CTCCAAGGTACCGTTCGCCCAGGTGCCGCCTCTGTTACAACCGTATACCCCTATAACGCCAGCCAGATCATGACCATCACCGCTTACTT GTCGACTGGTATTACTTCGCGTGGACGCATTGGAATCGATGCTGCCCTCACCGCCCGCCCTCTCGTCAACCCCTGGTTCGTTGACCCCGTCGACAAGACTGTCTTGATCCAAGGTCTCAATGACATCGTTGCGGGTGTCAAGAACG TGCCCGGATTGACAATGATCACACCCGACAACACCACCACTATCACTGACTACG TCAACAACTACGACCCC GGCTCGCTCAACTCTAACCATTGGGTTGGCTCCTGCTCGATCGGCATTGTCGTCGACGAAAACCTGCTCGTCAAAGGCACCAAAAATCTCCACATCATCGAT GCCTCCGTTATTCCCTCGCTGCCCGTCGGCAACCCCAGCGGTACCATCATGTCGATGGCCGAACAGGGGGTCGCCAAGGTGCTTGCCCTCGCTGGTGGCCCGTGA
- a CDS encoding Flap endonuclease GEN-like protein 1 (Flap endonuclease GEN homolog 1), protein MDGTSFEPDPLLSEHNDLLYPSRTLDGTVVSTLEEYSAALDTIRRKERLREACSNLHLSVPKSANLERLRSALKLYWFPLDSSADTAPTTINTVNEATENQADIKDQHLSAQSHNIIDDGALISHFSVEGAAADEILGYDEDNELLDEDDEFGEDLDNNEDDIMDTSDDFEQFVTQTRVDEAKRSEKNRRAGGVKTQSAVVRDWKMFCRQALDKGEIQDDIVDCHHLLLYIRHSAERPKRTRKGLDIPGTYLGASQLKKLYFGALRIRKMQEALDPTLEKTRPAKSIHVWDCIKGRMNEALNRSRNGLIPGEDAPDIVANTFLASVTEEQMAKIGGGFLMHREYNSLWVELDEIFQVRSVINGHLAWAAQNASGNRGDDFRALKLAELQPYVFLHPNKETAVECVLGLQGEEKAAANRGLHTKVNPVYTVFIAHKDPTICPLGAFAFYHHFIHDVKKLTEELDVDWSINKSWRQVRVLHGKTSPTTPYHEQSLYNLYVKAFSQANFISKIKAHLPRHILGYSQEKMGVDGVHTSRLGWVRGETYFDTYAPAIPKEAVLGAHGYKTHEVYDPLWRRVHVPEAFLNLVCPIAEDIHAKIVGRANLSGAANYWAMCGAAIYQKYPESALFRLPALANPQVQHWMKTEYPTSLAHLQANAGSTVDLERIQNNLLRLSLEEMRALLATQAAELKEMRLLIQRRTDVLSPTKGFSNLSYQHSLNVSKVPQPVFTLAVPESPLANKSAGHSATKNSDDTGIYVLNAPNDSKQPGSPLRAFANGSPKVSSESRSRTQVDLVLPHVDAFSNPGGPQLFWPPVLGQKSVTWEQVFRLIKRPELLWDAWCPSKTLNKYTLNEQWTCYNSGEPVFNASGTQTGIKPPLQQVELHFQSAWRTKPAARKAWQRFRKIPEFIHSESTLRGVSPQIVIEELEKSATGGNGRVKGLSAITDEIYAQRIAKAQASKDTIKEAESRISILSTALDHRESSGKIAMKLGVDIRIKSTLMSECVAALQGPTISGQFYGGALHILFMKMCEFIKYPLTLVFVYDGPGRPLIKRGTNAPGEAEAELAMLNRRGLIDGIITNDSDVFVFGAQTVYRTIPTKERHFEDEMIAYTYSHLLDLGLTSGGLVLFALVCGGDYDCAGLKGFGPSHAHALASCGFGDQLVKAFQTLSGVALQDFLNHWRTEIKHELLTNSHGHLHSRSPVLSERLTESFPDLDILDLYLNPLTSAPGQKFQPWILQEPSVPGLIDVSSTHLGWRSEDVLRKRFKAKVWEGIFLQMLYSPLILYDSSRKLFATPNTQALVLTCKLLKRKGCVQPNASELHARLLVSAQNFVTLMGFHSNQSNEVDQFRVWVPRSILPQELHTTVEGSQSVTRMKINPSRRRRPSSSSSTMEEQNNSIRHFEVIDLTDETEVSNIQSTSNVIDLTQD, encoded by the exons ATGGATGGTACTTCTTTTGAGCCTGATCCCCTACTTTCTGAACACAATGATTTGCTTTATCCATCCCGGACCTTGGATGGCACAGTTGTCTCAACTCTTGAAGAGTACTCTGCAGCACT TGACACTATACGACGGAAAGAGCGTTTGAGGGAAGCATGCAGCAACCTCCATCTTTCAGTCCCTAAAAGTGCTAATTTAGAGCGCCTTCGTTCAGCTCTCAAATTATACTG GTTTCCGCTGGATAGCAGTGCCGATACTGCACCTACTACTATCAATACTGTGAATGAAGCCACCGAAAATCAAGCTGACATTAAAGATCAACATCTTTCCGCACAATCCCACAATATCATTGACGATGGAGCTCTTATTTCACACTTTTCGGTTGAAGGTGCAGCAGCTGATGAAATACTAGGATACGACGAGGACAATGAGTTacttgatgaggatgatgaatttGGAGAAGATCTCGACAACAATGAAGACGACATCATGGATACTAGCGATGACTTTGAACAATTTGTTACTCAGACACGGGTTGACGAGGCTAAAAGATCGGAGAAAAATCGACGAGCAGGTGGCGTAAAAACACAGTCGGCAGTTGTAAGAGACTGGAAG ATGTTTTGTCGCCAAGCATTGGACAAGGGTGAAATTCAAGATGACATAGTTGACTGTCATCATCTGCTCCTGTATATTCGACATTCAGCAGAGCGTCCAAAGCGTACTCGCAAGGGTCTTGATATTCCAGGTACTTATCTTGGTGCT TCCCAGTTGAAGAAACTCTACTTTGGTGCATTACGGATTCGAAAAATGCAAGAGGCCCTCGATCCAACACTTGAAAAAACTCGGCCCGCTAAGTCTATTCACGTTTGGGACTGTATAAAAGGAAGGATGAATGAAGCCTTAAATCGTAGTCGAAA TGGCTTAATTCCAGGAGAGGATGCTCCTGATATTGTTGCCAACACGTTTCTGGCAAGTGTAACCGAAGAGCAAATGGCCAAAATAGGTGGAGGGTTTTTGATGCATCGGGAAT ACAATTCACTTTGGGTTGAGCTTGATGAGATCTTCCAAGTGCGATCTGTCATTAATGGACATCTTGCATGGGCAGCCCAAAATGCTTCTGGGAATCGAGGAGACGACTTTCGTGCACTCAAACTTGCGGAACTACAACCATATGTTTTTCTTCACCCCAATAAAGAAACTGCAGTTGAATGTGTCCTGGGACTTCAAGGCGAAGAGAAAGCTGCTGCTAACCGTGGATTGCATACAAAAGTTAATCCGGTTTACACAGTATTTATTGCACATAAAGATCCAACAATATGCCCGCTCGGTGCCTTTGCGTTTTATCATCATTTCATCCATGATGTAAAGAAGCTTACCGAAGAACTTGATGTTGATTGGTCAATCAACAAAAGTTGGAGACAAGTCCGTGTTTTGCATGGCAAGACTTCTCCAACAACCCCTTACCACGAACAGAGTTTGTATAACCTTTACGTCAAGGCCTTCTCACAGGCCAattttatttcaaaaatCAAGGCTCACCTTCCTCGCCATATTCTTGGTTATAGCCAAGAGAAGATGGG CGTCGATGGGGTACACACATCAAGATTGGGATGGGTTCGTGGTGAAACATACTTTGATACATACGCTCCAGCAATTCCAAAAGAG GCCGTTCTCGGTGCTCATGGATACAAAACACATGAAGTATATGACCCTCTGTGGCGACGTGTCCATGTTCCAGAGGCATTTTTAAACTTGGTATGCCCTATCGCCGAGGATATTCATGCCAAAATTGTGGGAAGAGCCAATTTGTCGGGTGCAGCCAATTATTGGGCAATG TGTGGTGCTGCAATTTACCAGAAGTATCCTGAATCCGCATTATTTCGGCTTCCAGCTTTAGCAAATCCCCAGGTCCAACACTGGATGAAAACCGAGTATCCAACAAGCCTTGCTCACTTACAAGCTAACGCAGGAAGTACAGTGGATTTGGAACGTATACAAAACAACCTTCTTCGCCTATCTCTTGAAGAAATGAGGGCGCTTTTAGCAACCCAGGCAGCAGAATTGAAGGAAATGCGTCTTTTAATTCAGCGCCGTACTGATGTTCTTTCTCCAACCAAGGGATTCTCAAATTTGTCATATCAACATAGTTTAAACGTCTCCAAAG TCCCGCAACCTGTATTTACGCTAGCTGTGCCAGAGAGTCCACTGGCTAACAAATCTGCCGGTCATAGTGCTACTAAAAATAGCGATGATACGGGAATTTATGTTTTGAATGCTCCAAATGATAGCAAACAACCGGGAAGCCCACTTCGCGCCTTTGCAAATGGATCACCAAAGGTTTCTTCTGAATCCCGTTCGCGGACACAAGTTGATCTTGTATTGCCCCATGTTGACGCTTTCTCAAACCCTG GTGGACCACAACTGTTTTGGCCGCCTGTTCTTGGTCAGAAATCAGTGACGTGGGAGCAAGTCTTTAGACTTATCAAGCGACCCGAACTGTTATGGGATGCATGGTGTCCATCAAAGACCCTTAACAAATATACACTCAATGAACAGTGGACATGTTACAATTCTGGCGAGCCGGTTTTTAATGCTTCGGGTACTCAGACAGGTATCAAGCCTCCACTTCAGCAAGTTGAGCTGCACTTTCAGTCAGCATGGCGAACTAAACCAGCA GCACGTAAGGCGTGGCAGCGCTTTCGCAAAATTCCGGAGTTTATTCATTCCGAGTCTACTTTACGTGGTGTATCCCCACAAATTGTAATCGAAGAGCTTGAAAAATCTGCTACAGGGGGCAATGGCAGAGTGAAGGGACTCTCAGCAATCACTGATGAAATCTATGCACAACGCATAGCAAAGGCGCAAGCATCAAAAGAT ACAATCAAAGAAGCGGAAAGCAGGATCTCAATTCTCTCTACTGCTCTTGACCATCGAGAGAGTTCCGGAAAAATTGCGATGAAGCTTGGGGTTGATATAAG AATCAAAAGCACACTTATGAGCGAGTGTGTTGCAGCACTACAGGGACCAACAATCAGTGGCCAATTCTATGGCGGTGCACTGCACATTCTATTCATGAAAATGTGTGAATTCATCAAATATCCCTTGACTCTAGTATTTGTTTATGATGGCCCTGGTCGACCTCTCATAAAACGCGGGACTAAT GCGCCCGGAGAGGCTGAAGCGGAATTAGCTATGCTAAACCGTAGAGGATTGATTGATGGAATCATCACTAACGATAGTGATGTTTTTGTCTTTGGCGCACAAACAGTATACCGCAC CATTCCAACCAAGGAAAGACATTTTGAAGATGAAATGATTGCCTACACGTACTCGCATCTTTTGGATTTAGGATTAACATCCGGTGGACTTGTTTTATTTGCCCTAGTCTGTGGTGGCGATTACGATTGCGCGGGTCTCAAAGGATTTGGGCCGTCCCATGCACATGCTCTTGCATCGTGcggatttggggatcagcTTGTCAAAGCATTCCAGACGTTAAGCGGTGTTGCTCTTCAGGATTTTCTCAACCACTGGCGCACAGAAATCAAGCATGAATTATTGACAAATTCCCATGGCCATCTACATAGCCGTTCACCTGTCCTGTCCGAACGTCTCACAGAATCTTTCCCCGACCTTGACATTCTTGATCTTTACTTGAATCCACTAACTTCTGCCCCAGGTCAAAAATTTCAACCGTGGATTTTACAAGAGCCATCAGTTCCCGGCCTAATTGATGTTTCGTCGACACACTTGGGATGGCGATCCGAGGATGTACTCAGGAAAAGGTTCAAAGCCAAGGTTTGGGAGggtatttttcttcaaatgcTTTATTCT CCCCTCATATTATACGACTCTTCCCGGAAACTTTTCGCTACGCCAAATACCCAAGCTTTGGTTCTGACCTGTAAATTGCTCAAGCGCAAAGGCTGTGTACAACCCAACGCTTCAGAGTTACATGCCCGATTGCTTGTGTCGGCTCAGAACTTCGTCACATTGATGGGTTTCCACTCAAACCAATCCAATGAGGTTGACCAATTTCGAGTCTGGGTTCCTCGGAGTATTTTGCCCCAGGAGTTACATACTACAGTCGAAG GTTCTCAATCCGTAACAAGAATGAAGATAAATCCCAGTCGAAGGCGCAgacccagcagcagcagctccacGATGGAAGAACAAAACAATTCCATTCGGCATTTTGAGGTCATTGATTTGACTGACGAGACCGAGGTCTCGAACATTCAATCTACATCCAATGTTATTGATCTGACTCAGGATTAA